The proteins below come from a single Sphingomicrobium sediminis genomic window:
- a CDS encoding M56 family metallopeptidase — translation MADWLLHALAGSTILIVALLLARRPLSRSIGATWMYALWGIIALRLFIPPLPVDLSFLVPPSAPIPVSTISVAATEAPGFLAANAGTLFALWAGGAVLFLVIGLGASLRYMARLARGATCTAQDGNVRIYISPAATVPVAAGLLDRRIYLPGDFSSRWSEEEAAMILAHELAHHRRGDLWANLLGFIILSLHWFNPVAWAAWHRFRIDQECACDADVLAQRNGAQREIYGRALLRASQRETLPVLTLALITPKTIVERIEMMRHVEKKGSKASMIGLAALALVAVPATAATLQDAEPQKITFQSKDGETQTFIVKGSGEVKVEGTIVEFKGKDENGNDVENVFVVKKGTEGELVEIVLEKCEDDSCPNDFVFEEKE, via the coding sequence ATGGCTGATTGGCTTCTTCACGCGCTCGCCGGCTCGACCATTTTGATTGTGGCATTGCTGCTCGCGCGTCGGCCTTTGTCGCGCAGCATCGGTGCGACCTGGATGTACGCCTTGTGGGGCATCATCGCGCTGCGCCTGTTCATCCCGCCTCTGCCGGTCGACCTGTCGTTTCTCGTCCCGCCGAGCGCGCCGATACCGGTCTCGACCATCAGTGTCGCCGCAACCGAAGCGCCCGGATTCCTGGCCGCGAATGCCGGAACCTTGTTCGCGCTCTGGGCAGGCGGTGCCGTGCTATTCCTTGTCATCGGCCTCGGCGCGTCGCTCCGCTACATGGCGCGCCTAGCTCGCGGCGCCACCTGCACTGCGCAGGATGGCAATGTCCGTATCTACATCTCGCCCGCAGCGACCGTGCCGGTCGCCGCCGGGCTCCTCGATCGCCGCATCTATCTCCCGGGCGATTTCTCGTCGCGCTGGAGCGAGGAGGAAGCGGCGATGATCCTTGCCCATGAGCTAGCGCATCACCGGCGCGGCGATTTGTGGGCCAACCTCCTCGGCTTCATCATTCTCTCCCTCCATTGGTTCAATCCCGTTGCCTGGGCTGCCTGGCACCGTTTCCGCATCGACCAGGAATGTGCCTGCGATGCCGACGTGCTGGCGCAGCGAAACGGCGCACAACGGGAAATCTATGGGCGGGCGCTCCTAAGGGCGTCGCAGCGCGAGACGCTGCCCGTCCTGACCCTCGCGCTCATCACCCCCAAAACCATCGTCGAAAGGATTGAAATGATGCGTCACGTTGAAAAGAAAGGCTCAAAAGCGAGCATGATCGGGCTCGCGGCTCTGGCCCTCGTCGCCGTTCCCGCCACTGCCGCCACGCTGCAGGACGCCGAACCCCAGAAGATCACCTTCCAAAGCAAGGACGGTGAAACCCAGACCTTCATCGTCAAGGGCAGCGGCGAGGTGAAAGTCGAGGGCACCATCGTCGAGTTTAAGGGCAAGGACGAGAACGGCAACGATGTCGAGAATGTCTTTGTCGTCAAAAAGGGCACCGAGGGCGAACTCGTCGAGATCGTGCTCGAGAAGTGCGAGGACGATAGCTGCCCGAACGACTTCGTCTTCGAAGAAAAGGAATAA
- a CDS encoding BlaI/MecI/CopY family transcriptional regulator, whose translation MADDANITAAEWEVMEVLWRAGAPMSSADIVAAVRGEQEWTEATVRTLLFRLTKKGVAKAERDRRRYLYSPLVERDAYVGGETDRFVDRMFGGRIAPLVAQFASRDKLTDEEIDRLEALLKDIRNG comes from the coding sequence GTGGCTGACGACGCCAACATCACTGCTGCCGAATGGGAAGTGATGGAAGTGCTGTGGCGTGCCGGCGCTCCCATGAGCAGCGCGGATATCGTCGCTGCTGTGCGCGGCGAACAGGAGTGGACCGAGGCGACCGTCAGGACGTTGCTCTTTCGGCTCACAAAGAAGGGCGTCGCCAAGGCGGAGCGTGACCGTCGCCGTTATCTCTACAGCCCGCTGGTCGAACGCGACGCTTATGTCGGCGGCGAGACCGACCGTTTCGTCGATCGCATGTTCGGTGGACGAATCGCGCCCCTGGTCGCCCAATTCGCCAGCCGCGACAAATTGACCGACGAGGAAATCGACCGGTTGGAAGCGCTCCTGAAAGATATCCGTAATGGCTGA
- a CDS encoding M56 family metallopeptidase translates to MTDWLLDTLIWTSALMLLVLAIRGPVAERFGPRIAYALWALPAARFLMPTLTTVVEREVPVAPASATGGVDPLLTERILAAAINSPAPESVAAPFDWMPVILGVWLAGALGCFAFHQYRYIRDARAIRQAGEKIGRFGGIDLIVSPKAPGPVAFGLFRRIIALPPGYAEACTEAELDLALEHELSHHRSGDLYARAAGLALLSLHWFNPIAWKAFAAFHFDQEAACDARVLSRRGREARADYGRAIAKTVAQRQFLFAHARDTQLKRRLQMMKSFNHRPAGALLVAAAAMVLVPATASRAVEFLDVPAPPEAPAAPVAPTAPAAPTNVPAPPAPPAPPAPPTAPMVATSANAFVWSQDRDGEEKRIEINIKDNGKDYSEMTAEERAEFDRNIAELREALAEMRAERPEIEREMRSELEEARREVRIEKIEMKEELAEARAEIEVAIAEIDANADELRADGKDPEVIKMSLRTSLNAIEEMDLESIVDAALSSVDVDVVLSSLDAAEKSLEEMLADMEARRNR, encoded by the coding sequence ATGACCGATTGGCTCTTGGACACACTCATCTGGACCAGCGCGCTGATGCTGTTGGTGCTCGCCATTCGCGGCCCGGTCGCCGAACGGTTTGGTCCGCGCATTGCCTATGCATTGTGGGCGCTGCCTGCCGCGCGCTTCCTGATGCCGACGCTGACCACCGTGGTCGAACGCGAAGTGCCGGTGGCTCCGGCCAGCGCCACCGGCGGCGTCGATCCGCTGCTGACCGAACGTATTCTTGCGGCCGCGATCAATTCTCCCGCACCCGAGTCGGTCGCCGCGCCGTTCGACTGGATGCCGGTCATCCTTGGCGTCTGGCTTGCCGGTGCGCTGGGCTGCTTTGCCTTTCACCAGTATCGCTACATTCGCGACGCGCGGGCGATCCGCCAGGCCGGCGAGAAGATCGGCCGCTTCGGCGGGATCGACCTCATCGTCTCGCCCAAGGCACCGGGCCCTGTCGCTTTCGGCCTCTTCCGTCGCATCATCGCGCTGCCGCCCGGCTATGCCGAGGCTTGCACCGAAGCCGAACTGGATCTCGCGCTCGAGCATGAGCTTTCGCACCACCGGTCGGGCGATCTCTACGCCCGCGCCGCCGGGCTCGCTCTGCTCTCGCTGCACTGGTTCAACCCTATTGCGTGGAAGGCCTTTGCGGCATTCCACTTCGATCAGGAGGCCGCGTGCGATGCGCGCGTGCTTTCCCGCCGTGGACGCGAAGCGCGCGCCGATTATGGCCGCGCCATCGCCAAGACGGTCGCGCAACGCCAATTCCTGTTTGCCCATGCCCGGGACACTCAGTTGAAACGGAGATTGCAAATGATGAAGTCGTTTAACCACCGTCCCGCCGGCGCCCTTTTGGTCGCCGCTGCCGCGATGGTCCTGGTGCCCGCCACGGCCAGCCGCGCCGTCGAGTTCCTCGACGTGCCGGCCCCGCCCGAAGCGCCTGCCGCGCCGGTCGCACCGACCGCGCCTGCTGCGCCCACCAATGTCCCCGCGCCGCCGGCCCCGCCTGCGCCGCCTGCTCCCCCGACCGCACCTATGGTCGCGACAAGCGCCAACGCATTCGTCTGGTCGCAGGATCGCGACGGCGAGGAGAAGCGGATCGAGATCAACATCAAGGACAATGGCAAGGATTATTCGGAAATGACCGCGGAAGAGCGAGCCGAGTTCGATCGTAACATCGCCGAACTGCGCGAAGCGCTCGCCGAAATGCGTGCCGAACGTCCCGAGATCGAGCGCGAAATGCGCAGCGAGCTGGAAGAAGCGCGCCGCGAAGTGCGGATCGAAAAGATCGAGATGAAGGAAGAGCTCGCCGAAGCGCGCGCGGAAATCGAGGTGGCGATCGCGGAAATCGACGCCAATGCGGATGAGCTTCGCGCCGACGGCAAGGATCCGGAGGTCATCAAGATGAGCCTTCGAACCAGCCTCAATGCCATCGAAGAAATGGATTTGGAGTCCATCGTCGATGCAGCACTGTCGTCTGTCGATGTGGATGTGGTCTTGTCGAGCCTGGATGCGGCAGAAAAGTCGCTGGAAGAAATGCTCGCGGATATGGAAGCGCGTCGGAACCGCTAG
- a CDS encoding BlaI/MecI/CopY family transcriptional regulator → MDKRVSEAELDIMETLWSSTGAMTANEVADKVAPKRGWSLPTVKTMLSRLSQKGAVRYEAEGRRYLYTAAIERTAYVGGESRRLVERLFGGKLSPMIARLAEDDALTPDDIAEIEALLKELKQ, encoded by the coding sequence GTGGACAAAAGGGTTAGCGAAGCCGAACTCGACATCATGGAAACGCTCTGGTCGTCGACCGGGGCGATGACGGCGAACGAGGTGGCCGACAAGGTCGCACCGAAGCGGGGCTGGAGCCTGCCGACGGTGAAGACCATGCTATCGCGCCTCAGTCAGAAGGGGGCTGTCCGCTACGAGGCCGAGGGTCGCCGCTATCTCTACACTGCTGCGATTGAGCGCACCGCCTATGTCGGCGGCGAGTCGCGGCGCCTGGTCGAACGGCTGTTCGGCGGCAAATTGTCTCCGATGATCGCTCGCCTGGCCGAAGATGACGCGCTCACCCCCGACGACATTGCCGAAATCGAGGCGCTCTTGAAGGAGCTCAAGCAATGA
- a CDS encoding glycosyltransferase: MLDRTDKADETPLTICDLTQSWSETGGGIGTYIRRKRRYILEQTPFRHLLIVPGEEDSVRIDGRSIHCTVKSPLVPKRTNYRLLLRNKKVRELLERFQPDVIECQDAYNLPWAALRHARQHPGTATVGGYCTDFPTVYVGETLEGWGYPKIARWARDRAYAYCRKLYSRFDAVYAMSVHGGGAKLKALGIDPVHNMHRGVHLTSFKPERRDPLLREDLGVAPDAPLLIYVGRLDGEKGADVVGNAFRRLPEELGAHLLLLGHGPMREELAASHPRIHAPGFVSDRDLLARWLASADLYVSGMAFETFGISIIEAQASGLPVVGVSAGAMIDRVPEGAGLLVEPGDDVAMAKAIEKVLGGDMAAMSAKARTLAEPYSWANAMERLFGAIYPAALAEAGKRAEAAGKIDAAQEARLASQAISS; encoded by the coding sequence ATGCTGGACCGGACCGACAAGGCGGACGAGACGCCGCTGACGATTTGCGACCTGACGCAAAGCTGGTCAGAGACTGGCGGCGGCATCGGCACCTATATTCGCCGCAAGCGTCGCTACATTCTCGAGCAAACGCCGTTTCGCCATCTGCTGATCGTGCCCGGCGAAGAAGATAGCGTCCGCATCGACGGGCGCTCGATCCATTGCACCGTCAAGTCGCCGCTGGTGCCCAAGCGGACCAATTATCGCCTGCTGCTGCGCAACAAGAAAGTGCGCGAGCTGCTCGAGCGCTTCCAGCCCGATGTGATCGAGTGCCAGGATGCCTACAACCTTCCCTGGGCGGCGCTCCGTCACGCGCGCCAGCATCCCGGCACTGCGACGGTGGGTGGCTACTGCACCGACTTTCCCACCGTCTATGTCGGCGAGACGCTGGAGGGCTGGGGTTATCCCAAGATCGCCCGCTGGGCCCGCGACCGCGCCTATGCCTATTGCCGCAAGCTCTACAGCCGCTTCGATGCGGTCTATGCGATGAGCGTTCATGGCGGCGGTGCGAAGCTCAAGGCATTGGGCATCGATCCCGTCCACAACATGCACCGCGGCGTTCATCTCACGAGCTTCAAGCCCGAACGCCGCGATCCGCTGCTGCGCGAAGACTTGGGTGTCGCACCGGATGCGCCACTGCTGATCTATGTCGGTCGGCTGGATGGCGAAAAGGGTGCGGACGTCGTCGGTAACGCCTTCCGTCGACTCCCTGAAGAGCTAGGTGCGCACCTCTTGCTTCTGGGGCATGGTCCGATGCGCGAGGAGCTTGCCGCCTCGCATCCGCGCATCCATGCGCCGGGCTTCGTCTCCGATCGCGACCTCCTGGCCCGCTGGCTCGCAAGCGCGGACCTCTACGTTTCTGGCATGGCTTTCGAGACGTTCGGTATTTCCATCATCGAGGCGCAGGCTTCTGGGTTGCCGGTCGTCGGCGTCTCGGCCGGCGCGATGATCGATCGCGTGCCCGAAGGCGCGGGTTTGTTGGTCGAGCCTGGCGACGATGTCGCCATGGCAAAGGCAATCGAAAAAGTGCTTGGCGGCGATATGGCGGCAATGTCCGCCAAGGCGCGAACACTGGCCGAACCCTATAGCTGGGCAAATGCGATGGAGCGCCTGTTCGGGGCCATCTATCCCGCTGCACTCGCCGAAGCGGGGAAGCGGGCAGAAGCCGCCGGCAAGATCGATGCGGCGCAGGAAGCGCGGCTGGCTTCGCAAGCGATCAGCAGCTAA
- the grxD gene encoding Grx4 family monothiol glutaredoxin, with protein sequence MSNVNERIAAMTKEHDVVLFMKGSKLFPQCGFSSRAVAILDHTGVEFETVDVLQDMEIREGIKAYSDWPTIPQLYVDGEFVGGSDIMMEMFEAGELQQMLEGKKAATSES encoded by the coding sequence ATGAGCAATGTGAACGAGCGGATCGCAGCCATGACGAAGGAGCATGACGTGGTCCTCTTCATGAAGGGCTCCAAGCTCTTTCCCCAGTGCGGATTTTCGAGCCGCGCGGTCGCGATTCTCGACCATACCGGTGTCGAGTTCGAAACCGTGGACGTCCTCCAGGACATGGAGATCCGCGAAGGCATCAAGGCTTATTCGGATTGGCCGACCATTCCGCAGCTTTATGTCGACGGCGAATTCGTCGGCGGCAGCGACATCATGATGGAAATGTTCGAGGCCGGCGAGCTTCAGCAGATGCTCGAGGGCAAGAAGGCCGCGACCAGCGAAAGCTAG
- a CDS encoding BolA/IbaG family iron-sulfur metabolism protein — protein sequence MPMAGDDIVAMIKAAIPDAEVELTDLAGDNDHWAAVVTSAEFEGMPRVKQHQKVYAALGGRMGVELHALQLTTKCPA from the coding sequence ATGCCGATGGCAGGCGACGATATCGTCGCCATGATCAAGGCGGCGATCCCCGACGCGGAGGTCGAGCTGACTGATCTTGCGGGCGACAATGACCATTGGGCGGCGGTCGTGACGAGTGCCGAATTCGAAGGCATGCCGCGGGTCAAGCAGCACCAGAAAGTCTATGCCGCATTGGGCGGCCGCATGGGCGTGGAGTTGCATGCGCTGCAACTCACCACCAAATGCCCTGCGTAA
- a CDS encoding DUF1476 domain-containing protein encodes MADFNDREKAFENKYARDQEMQFKVTARRNKLLGLWAAEKLNLTDVEAENYAKEVVRADFEEAGDEDVIRKVLGDLTGAGCEVSEADIRAALEHKTVEARRHFIESMD; translated from the coding sequence GTGGCCGATTTCAACGATCGCGAAAAGGCGTTCGAGAACAAATATGCGCGTGACCAGGAAATGCAGTTCAAAGTGACCGCACGTCGCAACAAGCTGCTCGGCCTGTGGGCTGCCGAAAAGCTCAACCTAACCGACGTCGAGGCGGAGAATTACGCAAAGGAAGTCGTCCGCGCCGATTTCGAGGAAGCAGGCGATGAAGACGTCATCCGCAAGGTGCTGGGCGACCTCACCGGTGCGGGCTGCGAAGTGAGCGAAGCGGATATCCGCGCCGCGCTCGAGCACAAGACGGTCGAGGCGCGCCGTCACTTCATCGAAAGCATGGACTGA